In Acidobacteriota bacterium, a single genomic region encodes these proteins:
- a CDS encoding DUF1501 domain-containing protein, which yields MAYGPPKWNPVPSSRNGPQTGPVGRRHFLLQGGVGLGGLALSYLMQRETLLASESPASPLAPKPPHLTAKAKSCIFLFMGGGPGHMDTFDPKPDLTRHHGTVASGGPDQPEDAKLLYIGSPFRFSKRGKSGIEVSELFPHLGEWVDEMSVVRSLYTDSDNHTAGSLLMNLGRPMPGSPSLGSWMVYGLGTENQNLPAFVILPDYRFIHGPQNWSNGYLPAIYQGTLLNLVGPPIVDLKPPEGVTRGRQAANLRLINKWNRDHLRSNPVKDDLQARIRNYELAFRMQTSVPEALDLEKEPESIRELYGLNNAVTEPMGRKCLMARRMVERGVRFIQVFNSSWDSHFDLTKEHSRRGLETDRPIAGLLQDLKQRGLLDETLVVWGGEFGRTSASGRGLVKETMGREHNKEAMAMWFAGGGVKRGTVVGATDEMGRRAVENRYHIHDLHATILHLMGLDDMRLTYYHGGRFKRLTDLGGHLIKEMIA from the coding sequence TTTGGGGGGATTGGCCCTGTCCTACCTGATGCAAAGAGAGACCCTGCTGGCCTCGGAATCTCCCGCCAGCCCACTGGCCCCCAAGCCCCCCCACCTGACGGCCAAGGCCAAGTCCTGCATCTTCCTGTTCATGGGCGGAGGTCCCGGCCACATGGATACCTTCGACCCCAAACCGGATCTCACCCGGCACCACGGAACGGTCGCCAGCGGCGGACCGGACCAACCCGAAGACGCCAAGCTCCTCTATATCGGCAGTCCCTTCCGGTTCAGCAAAAGGGGAAAGAGCGGCATCGAGGTCTCCGAGCTTTTTCCTCACTTGGGCGAGTGGGTCGACGAAATGTCGGTGGTTCGTTCTCTCTACACCGACAGCGACAACCACACCGCCGGCAGCCTGCTCATGAACCTGGGCCGACCCATGCCGGGCAGTCCCTCCCTGGGTTCCTGGATGGTCTATGGCCTGGGCACCGAGAACCAGAATTTGCCCGCCTTTGTGATCCTGCCCGACTACCGCTTTATCCACGGCCCCCAAAATTGGTCCAACGGGTATCTGCCGGCCATTTATCAAGGCACCCTGCTGAATCTGGTGGGGCCGCCCATCGTCGATCTGAAGCCGCCTGAAGGGGTGACCCGAGGCCGACAAGCGGCCAATCTGCGCCTGATCAACAAGTGGAATCGAGACCACCTGCGTTCCAATCCGGTCAAGGATGACCTGCAGGCTCGCATCCGCAACTATGAGCTGGCCTTCCGGATGCAGACCTCGGTCCCCGAGGCCCTCGACCTGGAGAAGGAACCCGAGAGCATTCGGGAACTCTATGGCCTGAACAACGCCGTCACCGAGCCCATGGGACGAAAGTGCCTGATGGCCAGGCGGATGGTGGAGCGCGGCGTCCGATTCATCCAGGTTTTCAATAGCAGTTGGGATTCCCACTTCGATCTCACCAAGGAACACTCCCGCAGGGGTCTGGAAACCGACCGGCCGATCGCGGGTCTTCTGCAGGACCTGAAGCAGCGTGGCCTGCTGGACGAAACCCTGGTGGTCTGGGGAGGAGAATTCGGGCGCACCTCTGCAAGCGGCCGCGGCCTGGTGAAGGAGACCATGGGGCGCGAGCACAACAAGGAAGCCATGGCCATGTGGTTTGCCGGCGGGGGCGTCAAGCGGGGGACCGTGGTGGGAGCGACCGACGAAATGGGACGCCGGGCCGTCGAAAACCGCTATCACATTCACGATCTGCATGCCACCATCCTCCACTTGATGGGGTTGGACGATATGCGCCTGACCTACTATCACGGCGGGCGTTTCAAACGTCTCACCGATCTGGGCGGTCACTTGATCAAGGAGATGATCGCCTGA